The Aerosakkonema funiforme FACHB-1375 genome segment TTGCGTCCCAAAACCTTTTCAGAAGTAAGCGATATTTTTGACCAATTAAGAATAGCAGTCGTGTTAGTCGGAACCGATCGCCTCGATGCAGTAGTCCGACGCGATGAGCAAGTGCATCATCGCTTCATGGCCTGCCATCGGTTTCATCGCTTAAATGCGGCACAACTGGAAGAAACCACAGCGATATGGGAAGAATACGTTTTAAAGTTACCCGAGTCCTCAAATCTTGGTAGTGAAAAGATGCAATTGGTTTTAGGACAAGCAACACGCGGCTACATCGGGCTATTAGATATGATTCTCCGAGAATCAGCTATCCAAGCCTTAAAGCAAGGACAGCCGCGCATTGATTTAGCAACCCTAACGCAAGTAGCCGCAGAATATCGATGAAACCATATACTCCTTGGGTATTTCGGGTTCAACCCTACCCAGGAGAAAGTTTTGGTCATTTCTTAAGTCGGTTTCGACTCGCCAACCAACTCAGTAGCAAAGGATTAGCAAGAGTACTAGGTTTAACCGAGAAAACAGTAGCTTTTTGGGAAGTACCATCGCGATTGCGATCGCCCAACCATCAACAACTCTCACTATTAGCACCATTAGTTGGATTAGACATAGAACACCTAGCAGCCATGCTGCCACCACCTCGTCCACAAATGTACCTAGCGACAAGGTTGTGTGCCGCCTGTTATCGGGAAGCACCAGCCCACAAAGTAGCTTGGCAATTAGTCGCTAACCCCAACTGCGATCGTCATCAATTAAACTTGTTATCAGCTTGTCCGGTATGCGGGACTTGTTTTGAATTACCCGCTCTGTGGGAAAAAGGCTGCTGTGGAGAATGCGGTTCGCCCTTCGAGCAGATGGTTATTTACCAACAGCCTTCGCTTTCAACCCAGAAGTGATTAGCCCAGCAGCTTAAGTGTCCAGGTAATTTCCCGACCACCACAAGGTTCATGAGTGATTTGAAACTGCTGTTTGAGATGCTTAAGGAGCGCTTCTTGCTCCAGGATCGAAGCAGAGTAATTCCATTGACCCGGAGTAAGTCGTTTGCCGATCGTAGCCCTCTCTAGTTCAATTCGATCTCGACCGAAGCTAGCACAAGCAGCCTTAAAAGCAGGCATGAGTTGGTCAATCTGCGCTTCAATGACTCTAGACTGGATGCGGAGGTCGATCATGGCTTCCATAATTTCGGTAGGTGAAAGCTTTGAGTGTTCCGCTTCAAAACCAGCAGCAGAATGGTAGGAAGTGAAAGAATCAGGAGTGGTCATCGTGGCAGTCAAAAATAATCCCCAGTTGTTGTGTCCAAAAAATACTACAACAAAAAGTGCAATGTGAGGTAGCCGCCAGATGTACGTGCGATGGCAACAAAAAGGTAAAAAAAAGGTGCTGTACGCTTATGTATGTTCGGGAGAGCGGATCGATGGTCAAGTCAAAAGCCGCACATTAGCATATTTAGGCAGCATCGCCCCAGATGCCATCGAACGAGCATCAGCCAGAGCCGAATTTTGGTACCAAGTCACAAGCAACCTAGAAAAACTATCGCAATCGAGTCAGCTAACAGAAGAGGAACTGACCAAACTCACGATTGCGATCGCACAAAAAGTGGAGCCAGTAGAAGTTATAGCGCTTCGCGCTCTTAATAGGGAATAGGGAATAGGCGCTCTCCAATTCTGGGCAGCATGAAGCAAGGCTTACTTAAACAAGAGTGCGATCGACAAAAGCTTGCAGTCCTTGTTCATCACGACTCTTACCCTTAAGTTGATTATGGCGTTCAGACAACTGATGATGTTGATTATGTTCATCAATCGCCGAACGAGAGAGTTGAAAATAACGACGAACAGCCGGACGATTGCAGCCTGTGAGCCGGAAAATCAAAGACTCAGAAATAAACCATTTTTGCTCAGGCTCCACTGCCTGCTCGTTAAACTGCATCACAGCTCGAGCAGTGCGATCGATCTTCTGGAGAGCGCGACCTTTCAGGTTACTCCCATTCTCTTGATTTGATATAGAGGCAGATATTCGAGGTTTTTGAGATTTTCTTTGAGCCTCTGGTTGACTATTGGTAAGCGAGTCAGAAGACGGCATATCTGAAGAAGCTTGGTCAGAATTAAGATGACCAATTAAAGCAGTAACTTGTTGCAACTGTAATTCCAACTGAGCAATTTTAGCGGCTAATTGATATGTAGTAGGAGCCTCTAAAACAGGCTCCGATACCTCTTCAACAGAGCTAGATTCTGCTGCGAGCGAATCAGCTTCAACCACAGAAGATGCCATTTGAGAACCAGATTCTGCCGCAGCAACTGACATCTGTTCAACACCAGACAAACTACGTCGAGCTAATCGGAGAATAGCAGGTAAAGCATCTTCAACAGCCAGCCCTAAATGAGAAGCGATCGCCTGAAAATCCTCCCATACCTCCCCTTCAAGAGTAAGATGCAATGGCTCGCTAACCCCTAATCTTAGTACATCTGTACCGTCGCCCGTCTGCTGCTCCTTCGTTTCTCCACTTCGATCGTCATCATCAGCACGAGCGATCGCAATATTAGTGCAACTATCAATCCCAGCATCAGAAGCATCAGAAGCATCAGTAGCGCGAGCGATCGCAACCCCATCAGAGGCACTCTTGACACTGAGTAACTCATAAGCAGCAATCAGACCGGAATAACTAACATCCGGGATAACCGACGCAAAAAACTTCTTAATCGAGCGCTGGAGCAAAGGACGGCAGATATATTCAATCTGATTAGGAGCCTCATACCGCAGTCGTTTCATCGCCGTCCAACGATGATAGCGCAAATGTTCGATCGCCCCAACAATCAAGCGACTATCTAACAGCGTCGTAATCCTTGCCACAGGTGACAACTGATGGCTGAAAAGCAACTGATGCGGCTCGTCAGTAAGTTTGAAAATACCAGACTTAATCAGAGAAGCAACACTACGGCCAGTCACAGCCACTAAACCCGTCGCCAACGGCCCAAAATGGGGACTGCTCAAAAGTTGCTGGCAGATAGCCAGATAAACATCCAAATTAATCGCGCCCTTGCTGTCACTGTCACTGTTTAACAGTTGATGAGAAACCACATCAGAGTCAACCCCAGATTCACCGTCAGTAGAAAAGTAATCGTCTTCGTCTTCGTCTGTATGGCCATTGTTACCGTGGCCATCGATCCGGGTGTGGTTAGAGATCGGGGTGTGGCGATCGAAAGTTGGTTGAGATTGATGAAAAGACGGGGAGACGCTCTGACACGGGGAAATTTTTTCAATATCAACCACGGGTTTTGACCCCACCCGATCGATCGCTGCTTCCTTAGTAGTTTTAGTAGTTATAGTTATAGCTTCATTGCTTTGGGAGCGTACAATAGCGCTCTGCACGCTACCAGAGCCAATCACAGCAAAAGAGTTAGAGAACACAGCAGAAGGCTCACCATCATCTGTGTAGTCCCCAACAGCATCTGGGTTCTCGACAACAGTTGCCACCACAGTTGGCACAGCCGGAAAAGCCATTGCCTCCACAAGAGTGCCTTCTGCTCGCCCTGGAAGAGAGGTTTGAAACACCTGTAAAACTTTCACCCCCGGTCGCTCCAAGAGAATGCCCTGGCGCTTACCACCTGTCGCTGCAATTACCTCATCCGCAATTTGATAAACCATATAATTGAGCGTACTATTGCGGTCTTCATGAGCCATGATGACTTTTGTATATAAATCATCCTTCAAACCCGGTGGAGCATAGAAAAAAGTAGCCAAACAATTGTATACAGCCCGCATCCGATGAGTCGTAGGCCGCATTTCTCCTTCCACCATTTGAATCGTCGGCACCAAGTCACAAAAAGTGCGAATTACCTGACAACGAACATCATTTTTGTAAGAGTCCAGCAAATCCCGGTTAGTGTCATCCACCAGAAACAATTCCCTCAGACGGCTGACGCCATTAATAATGCGATCTGCTTCAATCAGAGTTGGAATTTCCACCGCTGCCAACTCCTTTCCCCTAGTTTTGAGTTGCCCCGTAAACCATACACTGTACGCCGTACAACGAGAAAACTCAGCCGTCACCAAAATTTCCGAAACCCTGCGACC includes the following:
- a CDS encoding TniQ family protein, translating into MKPYTPWVFRVQPYPGESFGHFLSRFRLANQLSSKGLARVLGLTEKTVAFWEVPSRLRSPNHQQLSLLAPLVGLDIEHLAAMLPPPRPQMYLATRLCAACYREAPAHKVAWQLVANPNCDRHQLNLLSACPVCGTCFELPALWEKGCCGECGSPFEQMVIYQQPSLSTQK
- a CDS encoding protelomerase family protein, whose protein sequence is MTREDRQRIKELYTDWWNSIAFKASGKMLAAGTLMNLHSDLTKAIAIHFEDRLTNDNSFRSPTGNQELRHIALAECKPPQEVVDRHNQRNQLRLLERVSNRGFLDRPFEIVTRAQRLLHSGLEASIYSDIAAALVVLTGRRVSEILVTAEFSRCTAYSVWFTGQLKTRGKELAAVEIPTLIEADRIINGVSRLRELFLVDDTNRDLLDSYKNDVRCQVIRTFCDLVPTIQMVEGEMRPTTHRMRAVYNCLATFFYAPPGLKDDLYTKVIMAHEDRNSTLNYMVYQIADEVIAATGGKRQGILLERPGVKVLQVFQTSLPGRAEGTLVEAMAFPAVPTVVATVVENPDAVGDYTDDGEPSAVFSNSFAVIGSGSVQSAIVRSQSNEAITITTKTTKEAAIDRVGSKPVVDIEKISPCQSVSPSFHQSQPTFDRHTPISNHTRIDGHGNNGHTDEDEDDYFSTDGESGVDSDVVSHQLLNSDSDSKGAINLDVYLAICQQLLSSPHFGPLATGLVAVTGRSVASLIKSGIFKLTDEPHQLLFSHQLSPVARITTLLDSRLIVGAIEHLRYHRWTAMKRLRYEAPNQIEYICRPLLQRSIKKFFASVIPDVSYSGLIAAYELLSVKSASDGVAIARATDASDASDAGIDSCTNIAIARADDDDRSGETKEQQTGDGTDVLRLGVSEPLHLTLEGEVWEDFQAIASHLGLAVEDALPAILRLARRSLSGVEQMSVAAAESGSQMASSVVEADSLAAESSSVEEVSEPVLEAPTTYQLAAKIAQLELQLQQVTALIGHLNSDQASSDMPSSDSLTNSQPEAQRKSQKPRISASISNQENGSNLKGRALQKIDRTARAVMQFNEQAVEPEQKWFISESLIFRLTGCNRPAVRRYFQLSRSAIDEHNQHHQLSERHNQLKGKSRDEQGLQAFVDRTLV